The segment TCCGGGAAGTTCTCTTTTAATTGCTGACAAAGAGCCATCCCCTCATCCACAGTTATTGAAGAATTCATTATTACGATATCAGGCCCTTTATTTCTAACTTGATTGATACAATTCCTTCCTTCAGATACCTCCCCGATAACTTCAATCTCATCAAATTGTTCTAAAGCAGTGCGGACGCTTTTCCTGGCAATGATAAAATTATCCGCCAGCAAAACTCTGACATTCCTGCGCTGTTCTGGCTTCATCTCCCCACCCATTACTTTCACCCCCATCAAAATCCATGTTCCCCAATGTACACCAATGTTAATTATTGCTAATTGTTGTTAGCTCGTTTACTCTTCGATGATTTTATTCTAAAATCCTTCTTAATATTTCTGAAACCTACAATTATTGACAAAAACTATCAATCAGGATACCATGATTTCGAGATGTAGATTTTGACACTCTTTATTTGGAGTTGATAAAGATTGAAACCTTTACTCACCGTTCAGGAAGTATCCGAATTATTTAAGGTGCATTCCATGACTGTTTACCGTTGGATTAAGAACGGCAAACTAAGTGCTGTCAAGATCGGACGCGAATACCGTGTTGCTCAGGAAGTAGTTGAAAAACACTTTCATGCTGGGCCTGAATATAAAGAAACTGTTAACATCAACAAGCCTTTTACCCTATCTGCTGTTCTAAAAAAATCAGAACATATTATGGCTCTGGTTACAGACAGCGAATCCTTGCTCCAGTTGGAATTAGATTTCATGGATACCGGGCTAGCAAAAGGAGCGCGGCTGTTTAAAAGCTGTTGGTGGCAGGATCCCGACGATTTTCGGTCCCTGGCATCGGCCCAATGGACAGATTTAGAGGCTTTAGAAGCAAAAGGCCAATTAGTGATCAAGGATTTGCGGCGTCTTTACCAAGAACGCGGCATCGCCGCGGCGGCACTCAGCTGGACTAAGGAACTATCCAACGCTTTTGATTTAGGGTTTTCACAATTGTGGGGAAGTGGTTCGCCTAACGCTTCTTGTTTTACAAATGGACTACCGGAATTGTTGGCATTCGAAAGTTATCTGAACAGCATATTGGCAGGGCAGCCGATTGTTGCCATCTGCCCCTATCTAGGTACGCTTTCTCGCGCAGAAGAACTGGAATTATCACGCCACCATACCGGGATATTGGTTTTTTCCGACCAAAAAAATAAGGCACTCTTTCGGTGCCAAAGTAGAATTGGTTAAGCTTACATTTAGTCTTACTGCTGTTAACGGCTATAGGCCTTTATTAAAACTGTCTCGAAGGTTATTTTCGTTTTATCATCAATATCAACCGGATACTGTTGCAGGGTACGAATATCAAACTTTGTGAAATACCTTTTGAGCAGGCCTTCCCATTCTTTAATTGTAAGGCACCCGCCCACGCACCATGACCAAGCATCAGCGTCTTCTCGCAATTCCCGCGGCACCGGCTTTTTGCTGGTAACATCAGCAGCCACGAAATACCCGTTAGTCGTAAGCACTCTAGCAATCTCAGCCAGCACCCGTTCCTTATTAGACACCAAGCTAAGACCACAATTTATGGTAACCACATCCACGGAGCCGTTTTCCATCGGTATTTGTTCCATATCCCCATGCAGAAACTGCACATTTTTGATGTCTAATTGTCTGCGAAATTCAATTGCTTTACCTAACATTTCTTTGGTTAACTCTAACCCATAAACTTTGCCATCATTTCCCACCGTGCCCGAGGCGATAAAACAATCCAGCCCAGCACCAGAGGCTAAGTCTAATAAAGTGTCACCTGGCAGCAGGTCAGCATTTGCCATGGTATTGCCGCATGGGTGGGAAATTTTCAGCAGTTCTTTAGGCATGCCTCTTAATTGACGTTCAGTATAAATCTCGCCGGGTAAGGTGACTGAACCCGTTGAGCTTTTGCCTCCCGCAACGGCAGCATAGTTTTCCTGTATCGCCTTTTTTAGTACATCTGTTTTTATGATAAGGTCCTCCCTCTGTCAAATGGTTTGAGCTGAATGCTGTTCATTATTTGTTTTTCTTCGTTGGCACCGCCGGCAGTAGCCAAAAACTTCAAATCGATGTTCCGTTGGTAAAAAACCCGCCCAAGTTTCCAACTGCATCTGGTCTAAGGGGCATCTGTCTATTAGTTGGGTTGCGCCGCATCCTTTACAAATCAAATGATGACCGTGATTGTAGTCCTTTACCAAAACATAAGCACGACCGCCTTCCATCGGTATCACAGACAAAATACCCAGGTCCGCTAGCAATTCAAGATTACGATAAATGGTGGAAAAGTTGGTCCCGGGGCAAATATCTTTGGCCCGTTGATGAATGCCACGGGCAGTTAAGGCCGTATGCGTATCACTGCTGACTACGTCTAAAATGGCCCTGCGCTGTTTGGTCATCTTATAACCCCGAGATTGTAATTCTTCCTTGATATTTTGGTTAGCCAACTTCATCCCTCCCAACCGCCCCGGTAGTTAGTTTAGCCCGGCCGCTTTTAAATAGAAGTACAATAATCAACATCAACACAGCTGTCATAATAACAGTACCACCTGGTGCAGCTGCCAGGTAGTAAGACGCGGTTAGACCCACCGCCATGGCGACTTCCCCAAATACCACCGCCAATATAACCGCCTGTCGAAAACTTTTGGCCACCTGAACGCTGGCCGCCGCCGGAATAACCATCAGTGACGATATTAATAAGACTCCTACCACCCGCATAGTAATAGTCACAGTAGCGGCAGTGACCGCCATAAATATGAAATTTACTGCATTGGCGGGTATCCCGGCCAATTTGGCACCTTGTTCATCATATGTAAGAAAAAACAATTCTTTATATAAAAGCACAACCAATATGATCACTACCAGTCCTAATAATGCAATCATCTTAACATCCATGAGTGTAATAGCGACAATGCTGCCAAACAAATAAGCAGTCAGCTGGCTGAGATCGCCGCTGCCAAATCCTATCAATATCACTGCCAAGCTTACTCCGGCGGAAAGCATGATAGCAATAGCCAGTTCTGCATAACGCTGGTACATTCGCCGTAAATATTCAATACTCATCGCTGCCGCCACCGTAAAGAACAGCGCACCAAGCATGGCATTAAATCCTGTCAGCAGACCCGCAGCCACACCGGCCATAGATACATGCGCCAATGTATCTCCTACCAACGACAACCGCTTCAACACCAGAAATAGCCCAATCATCGGACACACCAACGCTACTATCCCGCCGGCAGCAAATGCTCTCTGCATAAAGTCATACTGCAGCATCCCCATTACATCACCTCCGATGAGCTAAAGCTAGCTCCCTCTGATTCTACCGGCGGTAGTTTTAGCTTTCCCCCGGATAAGGAGTAAACTTGGTTCACCAATCCTGCCACATCTGCTAAATGATGCGTGATGATAACCACCGCGGCATTTTGTTCCTGGTTTAGTTTTAATAACAGCTCCAACAACACCCGGCTGTTATCTTCATCAAGACCAGTGGTGGGTTCGTCAAGAATTAGTAATTGAGGCGATGTAACCAACATCCGGGCAATCAGCACGCGCTGCCTTTCTCCGCCGGAAAGATTACCCAGCAGCGACCGGGCCTTAGTTGAGAGCCCTACCTGTGCCAATACCGCTGATACCGCCCGTCTCTGGTCAGCATTGGGACCACGAAAAAGTCCTGTGGCTGCACAAAGTTGGCTGCTGACCACTTCCGTTACGGTAGCGGGAAAGCCGAAATTAATCGCTTCACTATTTTGAGCTAGATAGCCGATTTGGTCCCACTTCTTAAAGCGATGGAGAAGTTGGCCAAACAAACGTACTTCGCCCCGGGAAAGGGGCAATAAACCCAAAGCTGCTTTTACTAAGGTGCTTTTGCCGGCACCGTTAGCGCCAATCAAGGCCGTGAAATCCCCAGGGAAGACCTGCCAATTAATACCTTTAAGGATTTCCCTGCCTCCCTGTGTTACTGAAAGTTCACTGGTTTGCAGCACCGGTTGCATTTTTTTCACCTCAAGTTTTTCTGACATTTAGCGGGACATACCCTGTTCCAACTGCTCTAAATTGAAGCGCATACGG is part of the Metallumcola ferriviriculae genome and harbors:
- a CDS encoding MEDS domain-containing protein; this encodes MKPLLTVQEVSELFKVHSMTVYRWIKNGKLSAVKIGREYRVAQEVVEKHFHAGPEYKETVNINKPFTLSAVLKKSEHIMALVTDSESLLQLELDFMDTGLAKGARLFKSCWWQDPDDFRSLASAQWTDLEALEAKGQLVIKDLRRLYQERGIAAAALSWTKELSNAFDLGFSQLWGSGSPNASCFTNGLPELLAFESYLNSILAGQPIVAICPYLGTLSRAEELELSRHHTGILVFSDQKNKALFRCQSRIG
- a CDS encoding methyltransferase domain-containing protein, whose translation is MPKELLKISHPCGNTMANADLLPGDTLLDLASGAGLDCFIASGTVGNDGKVYGLELTKEMLGKAIEFRRQLDIKNVQFLHGDMEQIPMENGSVDVVTINCGLSLVSNKERVLAEIARVLTTNGYFVAADVTSKKPVPRELREDADAWSWCVGGCLTIKEWEGLLKRYFTKFDIRTLQQYPVDIDDKTKITFETVLIKAYSR
- a CDS encoding Fur family transcriptional regulator, which produces MANQNIKEELQSRGYKMTKQRRAILDVVSSDTHTALTARGIHQRAKDICPGTNFSTIYRNLELLADLGILSVIPMEGGRAYVLVKDYNHGHHLICKGCGATQLIDRCPLDQMQLETWAGFLPTEHRFEVFGYCRRCQRRKTNNEQHSAQTI
- a CDS encoding metal ABC transporter permease; this translates as MGMLQYDFMQRAFAAGGIVALVCPMIGLFLVLKRLSLVGDTLAHVSMAGVAAGLLTGFNAMLGALFFTVAAAMSIEYLRRMYQRYAELAIAIMLSAGVSLAVILIGFGSGDLSQLTAYLFGSIVAITLMDVKMIALLGLVVIILVVLLYKELFFLTYDEQGAKLAGIPANAVNFIFMAVTAATVTITMRVVGVLLISSLMVIPAAASVQVAKSFRQAVILAVVFGEVAMAVGLTASYYLAAAPGGTVIMTAVLMLIIVLLFKSGRAKLTTGAVGRDEVG
- a CDS encoding metal ABC transporter ATP-binding protein, which codes for MQPVLQTSELSVTQGGREILKGINWQVFPGDFTALIGANGAGKSTLVKAALGLLPLSRGEVRLFGQLLHRFKKWDQIGYLAQNSEAINFGFPATVTEVVSSQLCAATGLFRGPNADQRRAVSAVLAQVGLSTKARSLLGNLSGGERQRVLIARMLVTSPQLLILDEPTTGLDEDNSRVLLELLLKLNQEQNAAVVIITHHLADVAGLVNQVYSLSGGKLKLPPVESEGASFSSSEVM